From one Lolium rigidum isolate FL_2022 chromosome 4, APGP_CSIRO_Lrig_0.1, whole genome shotgun sequence genomic stretch:
- the LOC124705633 gene encoding RING-H2 finger protein ATL74-like, protein MGRADSEAPAPSSVGTAGLGFDDHGGGPAAGGGSAFDTNVVIILAALFFALLFAIGLNSLARCALRYGSRGAAAAAAATGAGGASARRGSGGAGGIKRRALRSLPVEVYGAGGGEDIDDVCAICLGEFVDGEKVRVLPRCGHGFHVRCVDAWLVSHGSCPTCRRPVIEGAPAKGGGGRSQRPAETETIAVVIV, encoded by the coding sequence ATGGGTCGTGCTGATTCGGAGGCACCGGCACCGTCGAGCGTCGGCACGGCTGGGCTGGGCTTCGACGACCACGGCGGAGGCCCCGCGGCGGGAGGCGGCTCGGCGTTCGACACCAACGTGGTGATCATCCTCGCGGCGCTCTTCTTCGCGCTGCTCTTCGCCATCGGGCTCAACTCCCTGGCCCGGTGCGCGCTCCGGTACGGCAGCCGCGGGGCAGCCGCGGCAGCAGCGGCcaccggcgcgggcggcgcgtccgcgcggcggggaagcggcggcgccggcggcatcaAGAGGCGCGCGCTGAGGAGCCTCCCCGTGGAGGTGTAcggcgcgggcggcggggagGACATCGACGACGTGTGCGCCATCTGCCTCGGCGAATTCGTGGACGGCGAGAAGGTGCGCGTGCTGCCGCGGTGCGGCCACGGGTTCCACGTCCGGTGCGTCGACGCCTGGCTCGTCTCCCACGGGTCCTGCCCCACGTGCCGGCGGCCGGTCATCGAGGGCGCGCCCGCGAAgggcggcggcggacggagcCAGCGTCCTGCGGAGACTGAGACGATCGCCGTGGTCATCGTGTGA